From one Shewanella sp. GD04112 genomic stretch:
- the menE gene encoding o-succinylbenzoate--CoA ligase, whose translation MSESQTLAPSQSIAQQGISPLHRAALTSPTQTAVKCNGQDISYARLSHMVQALGEQLTRIGVGQGQPLACISRNNLEMICLYWACVDIGAIFFPISPRFPLAQVQELIDSHHIPFYWSEAAPALLGSHQLTLDFSLDAAPSADLAATAFDIYRPSNVILTSGSSGFPKAAVHHLANHIANAEGARSLIPLVTGDAWLLSLPLFHIGGLAILNRCALVAATVVLPDTTLPLQAQIERDGLTHASLVPTQLLNLLADKQASLKSIKALLLGGGAISVDLLKQLEQRHIASFTSYGMTEMGSQITTGPALSDGTSGKLLPGRELKIVDGVIWVRGDCLFMGYLTDNGIEKQLDAEGWFYTKDRGEWDANSNLKILGRVDNMFISGGENIQPEEIEAALKLHPLIDEAIVFPQPDVTFGQLPAAIIRGDIIFGSTSQEISAIEAELEVFLADKIARFKRPRRYYPWPENTEQTGLKVNRKQLIAAIQSESC comes from the coding sequence ATGTCCGAATCTCAAACATTGGCACCATCCCAATCCATTGCACAACAAGGTATCTCGCCATTACATCGCGCGGCGCTCACCTCACCCACACAAACGGCAGTTAAGTGTAATGGGCAAGACATCAGCTACGCCCGCTTAAGCCATATGGTGCAGGCCTTGGGTGAACAGCTCACCCGTATTGGCGTAGGCCAAGGGCAACCACTGGCATGTATCAGCCGCAATAATCTAGAGATGATTTGCCTGTATTGGGCCTGCGTGGATATTGGCGCAATCTTCTTTCCTATCTCGCCACGTTTTCCGCTGGCGCAAGTTCAAGAGCTTATCGATAGCCACCACATTCCTTTCTATTGGAGCGAAGCGGCGCCGGCCTTATTAGGCAGTCATCAACTCACGCTGGATTTTAGTCTCGATGCGGCTCCTAGCGCCGACCTAGCCGCGACAGCCTTTGATATTTATCGCCCGAGCAATGTGATTTTAACCTCTGGCTCCAGCGGTTTTCCTAAGGCGGCCGTGCACCATCTTGCGAATCACATTGCCAATGCCGAGGGCGCTCGCAGCCTGATCCCGCTGGTCACAGGTGATGCTTGGTTACTATCCTTACCACTATTTCATATTGGTGGCCTCGCCATTCTCAACCGCTGCGCCTTAGTGGCGGCGACGGTAGTGCTGCCGGATACCACTCTCCCACTGCAGGCGCAAATCGAGCGCGACGGCTTAACCCATGCTTCCCTAGTGCCGACACAGTTACTCAATCTACTCGCCGACAAACAGGCTTCACTCAAGAGCATTAAAGCCCTGCTACTCGGCGGCGGCGCAATTTCTGTCGATTTGCTTAAACAGCTCGAACAGCGGCATATTGCCAGCTTTACCAGTTACGGCATGACGGAAATGGGCTCGCAAATTACCACAGGCCCAGCGCTAAGCGATGGCACCAGTGGCAAATTACTCCCAGGGCGTGAGCTCAAAATTGTCGATGGGGTGATTTGGGTGCGGGGAGATTGCTTATTTATGGGCTATCTCACGGATAATGGCATTGAAAAACAACTCGATGCCGAGGGTTGGTTTTATACCAAAGACAGGGGCGAATGGGATGCTAACAGCAATCTTAAGATCTTGGGCCGCGTCGATAATATGTTTATCAGTGGCGGCGAGAACATTCAGCCAGAGGAAATTGAAGCGGCGCTCAAACTGCATCCGCTAATTGACGAGGCGATCGTCTTTCCTCAGCCAGACGTCACCTTCGGCCAACTCCCCGCCGCCATTATTCGTGGCGACATTATTTTCGGCAGCACAAGCCAAGAGATAAGTGCAATAGAGGCTGAGCTTGAAGTCTTTCTCGCCGATAAAATCGCTCGCTTTAAAAGGCCGCGCCGCTATTACCCTTGGCCAGAAAATACCGAGCAAACGGGTTTAAAAGTGAATCGCAAGCAACTTATTGCCGCGATTCAATCCGAATCCTGTTGA
- the rpoH gene encoding RNA polymerase sigma factor RpoH produces MTFQTQSMALTVPQGSSSLEAYIHSVTSMTMLDAETEYELAKRLQETGDLQAAKQLIMSHLRFVVHVAKGYSGYGLPQADLIQEGNIGLMKAVKRFDPDVGVRLVSFAVHWIKAEIHEYVLKNWRIVKVATTKAQRKLFFNIRKAKTRLGWFSDDEVAMVAENLGVSKADVTEMESRMAAQDPAFDLSSDNDDEQDFAPVHYLEDHSSDLAENIENDNWESNAQGRLLSAIKTLDERSQHILRARWLDDDKTTLQELAETYQVSAERIRQLEKNAMNKLKACMEA; encoded by the coding sequence ATGACCTTTCAAACGCAATCAATGGCACTAACAGTCCCTCAGGGCAGCAGTAGTTTAGAAGCTTATATCCATTCAGTGACTAGCATGACAATGTTAGACGCTGAGACTGAGTATGAGTTAGCCAAGCGTTTGCAGGAAACGGGTGATCTGCAAGCGGCGAAGCAACTGATTATGTCGCACTTACGTTTTGTGGTGCACGTTGCTAAGGGCTACTCAGGTTACGGTCTGCCACAGGCGGATTTGATCCAAGAAGGCAACATCGGTCTGATGAAAGCGGTTAAGCGCTTCGATCCCGATGTAGGTGTTCGTCTAGTGTCTTTTGCTGTGCACTGGATTAAAGCCGAAATTCACGAATATGTGCTGAAAAACTGGCGCATTGTTAAAGTTGCAACCACCAAAGCACAACGTAAGTTGTTCTTTAATATCCGTAAAGCGAAAACTCGCCTCGGTTGGTTTAGCGATGATGAAGTTGCAATGGTGGCAGAAAACTTAGGTGTATCTAAGGCCGATGTGACTGAGATGGAATCACGTATGGCGGCGCAGGATCCTGCGTTTGACCTGAGCAGTGATAACGATGATGAGCAGGATTTTGCCCCTGTACATTATCTCGAAGATCATTCATCAGATTTAGCCGAAAACATCGAAAACGATAACTGGGAATCCAATGCCCAAGGTCGTTTATTATCGGCCATCAAAACCTTAGACGAGCGTAGCCAGCATATTCTGCGTGCCCGTTGGTTAGACGATGATAAAACCACACTGCAAGAATTGGCAGAAACCTATCAAGTCTCGGCTGAGCGCATTCGCCAGTTAGAGAAAAACGCCATGAACAAGCTTAAGGCTTGTATGGAAGCCTAA
- the ftsX gene encoding permease-like cell division protein FtsX: MSDNAKLTRSKLPISGRIVMFFIRHVQQAMASMGELWRSPVSSLMTMAVLGVSLSLPAALQVLVKNAETITSSWNSAAEISLFIDENRSEQTIQSLLTRIRAYAEVEKVQYIDRNQALEEFQRLSGFGEALAYLDKNPLPAVITVTPTQRYSTPVGARELLSKLEREPEISFGRLDIEWLERLQAVVRLLERTVMAIAALLVLAVVLVIGNTIRLAIMNRRTEIEVMKLVGATESFIQRPFLYTGIWYGVIGGVLAWLIINILVWYLDSALAELLGLYGSQLEMKSLTFTELLQLVGLASFLGWLGSYLSVRQHLRAIEPS; this comes from the coding sequence ATGAGTGACAACGCTAAATTAACGCGCAGCAAGTTGCCCATTTCGGGGCGTATCGTGATGTTTTTTATTCGCCATGTGCAGCAAGCCATGGCGAGTATGGGTGAGTTGTGGCGCAGCCCTGTTTCTTCTCTGATGACGATGGCGGTTCTCGGTGTGAGTCTAAGCTTACCCGCGGCGCTGCAAGTGTTAGTGAAAAATGCCGAGACCATTACTAGCTCTTGGAACAGCGCGGCGGAGATTTCACTGTTTATCGATGAAAATCGCAGCGAGCAGACAATTCAAAGTTTACTGACCCGCATCCGAGCCTATGCCGAAGTGGAAAAGGTGCAGTATATCGACCGCAATCAAGCGCTCGAAGAGTTTCAGCGCCTGTCGGGGTTTGGTGAAGCGTTAGCCTATCTCGATAAAAACCCGCTGCCAGCGGTGATTACCGTGACGCCGACCCAGCGTTATTCGACCCCAGTGGGTGCCCGTGAGTTGTTGTCTAAGCTGGAGCGCGAGCCTGAAATCAGTTTTGGCCGCTTAGATATTGAATGGCTAGAGCGTCTGCAAGCCGTGGTGCGCTTACTCGAACGTACCGTGATGGCGATTGCTGCTTTACTGGTGCTCGCCGTGGTGTTGGTGATAGGTAACACCATTCGCTTGGCGATTATGAACCGTCGCACTGAAATTGAAGTGATGAAGCTGGTCGGCGCGACAGAGTCCTTTATTCAGCGCCCTTTCCTTTATACCGGTATTTGGTACGGGGTTATTGGTGGCGTATTGGCTTGGCTTATCATTAACATATTGGTTTGGTATCTGGATTCAGCGCTCGCTGAGCTGCTCGGTTTGTACGGCAGTCAGTTAGAGATGAAGTCTTTGACCTTTACCGAACTGCTACAATTAGTGGGCTTAGCCTCCTTCTTAGGTTGGCTGGGCTCTTACCTTTCGGTAAGACAACATTTAAGAGCGATTGAACCTTCTTAA
- the ftsE gene encoding cell division ATP-binding protein FtsE → MIDFQQVSKIYPGGQMALEEVNFHLQKGEMAFLTGHSGAGKSTLLKLITVIERATTGRVAINGHDIAKISPKHVPYLRRNIGMIFQNHHLLMDRSVFDNVALPLVIEGFSHGEIRKRVAGALDMVGLYGKERHNPIMLSGGEQQRVGIARAIVNKPPLLLADEPTGNLDPKLSMDILRLFETFNDAGTSVLIATHDLGLIARMKYRTFTLKQGRMLGAQELHHGHATARGDAQ, encoded by the coding sequence ATGATTGATTTTCAGCAGGTCAGTAAGATTTATCCTGGTGGCCAAATGGCACTGGAAGAGGTGAATTTTCATCTACAAAAAGGTGAAATGGCATTCTTAACCGGCCATTCGGGCGCGGGTAAGAGTACCCTGTTGAAATTAATCACAGTGATCGAGCGCGCAACCACTGGCCGGGTGGCGATTAATGGCCACGATATTGCCAAAATCAGCCCTAAACACGTGCCCTATTTGCGCCGCAATATTGGAATGATTTTCCAAAACCATCATCTATTGATGGACAGAAGCGTATTCGACAACGTCGCCTTGCCATTAGTGATTGAAGGTTTTTCCCACGGTGAGATCCGCAAACGTGTCGCTGGTGCGCTGGATATGGTGGGTTTGTATGGCAAAGAGCGCCATAACCCCATCATGTTATCCGGTGGTGAGCAGCAACGTGTCGGTATCGCCCGCGCCATTGTGAATAAACCGCCACTATTGCTGGCCGACGAACCGACGGGTAACTTAGATCCTAAGTTGTCGATGGATATTTTGCGCTTATTCGAAACCTTTAACGATGCAGGCACTAGCGTGCTTATTGCTACCCACGATTTGGGGCTGATTGCGCGGATGAAGTACCGCACTTTTACCCTGAAACAAGGGCGTATGCTCGGCGCACAGGAATTACACCATGGACACGCGACGGCTCGAGGTGATGCGCAATGA
- the ftsY gene encoding signal recognition particle-docking protein FtsY, with product MAKKGFFSWFRKDKSQDEVVEQTPVSTPSQTEQAEALAKQQAEEARLAAEQAAAEQALADKLAAEKAEAERVAAEQAAKAQAEAEAQRVAEEQAARIAEQQAAEAAHLAAEQALAEQLAAEQAQAERVAAEQAAKAQAEAEAEALRIAEEQAARLVEQQAAEAARLAAEQAQAEQLAAEQAEAERVAAEQAAKSQAEAEALRIAEEQAARLAEQQAAEAARLAAEQAQAEQLAAEQEEAERVAAEAQAERAAAEQVQAEQPLEQQPEPQAKPAKESFFARLKRGLMRTSENIGSGFIGLFRGKKIDDDLFEELEEQLLIADVGVETTSRLIQSLTEHASRKQLKDAEALYDLLRDEMQKTLDPVAIPLVPENANGPYVILMVGVNGVGKTTTIGKLAKQYQRQGKSVMLAAGDTFRAAAVEQLQVWGQRNNIPVVAQHTGADSASVLFDALQAAKARKIDILIADTAGRLQNKSHLMEELKKVVRVMKKLDPEAPHEVMLTLDASTGQNAISQAQLFQEAVGVTGMTISKLDGTAKGGVVFAIADKFKIPLRYIGVGEQIDDLRTFNSKEFIDALFTQEKADS from the coding sequence ATGGCAAAGAAAGGTTTTTTCTCCTGGTTTCGTAAAGATAAATCACAAGATGAGGTTGTCGAGCAAACCCCAGTCTCTACTCCATCGCAAACCGAGCAAGCCGAAGCATTAGCAAAGCAGCAAGCTGAAGAAGCCCGTCTCGCGGCGGAACAGGCAGCCGCCGAACAGGCTCTAGCCGACAAATTAGCGGCCGAAAAAGCAGAAGCGGAAAGAGTTGCAGCAGAACAAGCTGCAAAGGCTCAAGCAGAAGCAGAAGCCCAGCGTGTTGCCGAAGAGCAAGCTGCACGTATAGCCGAACAACAGGCCGCCGAAGCCGCGCATTTAGCGGCGGAGCAAGCTCTAGCAGAGCAGTTAGCCGCTGAACAAGCGCAAGCGGAAAGAGTTGCAGCAGAACAAGCGGCAAAAGCTCAAGCAGAAGCAGAAGCAGAAGCCCTGCGCATTGCTGAAGAGCAAGCAGCACGTTTAGTCGAACAACAGGCCGCCGAAGCCGCGCGTTTAGCGGCGGAGCAAGCTCAGGCAGAGCAGTTAGCCGCTGAACAAGCAGAAGCCGAGAGAGTTGCAGCAGAACAAGCCGCAAAATCTCAAGCAGAAGCAGAAGCCCTGCGCATTGCCGAAGAGCAAGCTGCACGTTTAGCCGAACAACAAGCCGCCGAAGCCGCGCGTTTAGCGGCGGAGCAAGCTCAGGCTGAGCAGTTAGCCGCTGAACAAGAAGAAGCCGAAAGAGTTGCTGCAGAAGCCCAAGCAGAGCGAGCTGCTGCTGAACAGGTCCAAGCTGAACAACCCCTTGAGCAACAACCCGAACCTCAGGCAAAACCCGCCAAAGAAAGTTTCTTCGCGCGGTTAAAGCGCGGCCTGATGCGCACTAGCGAAAATATTGGTAGCGGTTTCATCGGGTTATTCCGTGGTAAAAAAATCGATGATGATCTGTTTGAAGAGCTGGAAGAGCAGCTATTAATCGCCGACGTGGGGGTTGAAACCACTTCACGCCTTATCCAGAGCCTGACCGAACATGCGTCTCGCAAGCAACTAAAAGATGCCGAAGCGCTCTACGATTTGCTGCGTGATGAAATGCAGAAGACCCTCGATCCTGTCGCTATCCCTTTAGTGCCTGAAAATGCTAACGGCCCTTATGTGATTCTAATGGTTGGCGTTAACGGTGTGGGTAAAACCACCACTATCGGTAAACTGGCGAAGCAATATCAGCGTCAGGGCAAGTCTGTGATGTTAGCGGCGGGCGATACCTTCCGTGCTGCAGCGGTTGAGCAATTACAGGTTTGGGGTCAACGTAATAATATTCCCGTGGTGGCTCAGCATACGGGCGCAGACAGTGCCTCGGTACTCTTCGATGCGCTGCAAGCGGCCAAGGCCCGTAAGATTGATATCTTGATTGCCGATACCGCCGGTCGTCTGCAAAACAAGTCGCATCTGATGGAAGAGTTAAAGAAAGTGGTGCGGGTGATGAAGAAGCTCGACCCTGAGGCGCCACACGAAGTGATGCTGACCTTAGATGCGAGCACGGGCCAAAATGCCATTAGCCAAGCGCAGCTATTCCAAGAGGCCGTTGGCGTTACTGGCATGACCATCAGCAAGCTCGACGGTACCGCCAAAGGCGGCGTGGTGTTTGCGATTGCCGATAAGTTTAAAATCCCGCTACGTTATATTGGCGTGGGTGAGCAAATTGATGATTTGCGTACCTTTAATTCTAAAGAATTTATTGATGCCTTGTTCACTCAAGAGAAAGCGGATAGCTAA
- the rsmD gene encoding 16S rRNA (guanine(966)-N(2))-methyltransferase RsmD → MANNRANNKQATKSQTANKKAGSGQVRIIAGQWRSRKLPIHDLDGLRPTTDRVRETLFNWLANDIAHARVLDCFGGSGALALESLSRYASYAKIIELQRPAAMQLKANLNTLKCDNAEVLNADTLVELQNGCDQGFDVVFIDPPFRKGLAEKTIQLLDSQGWLNDGALIYVEIESELTQMAVPATWQPLKDKTAGQVSYRLYQYQAEDSQTNTEE, encoded by the coding sequence TTGGCTAATAATCGTGCAAACAACAAGCAAGCGACCAAGAGTCAAACGGCCAATAAGAAAGCCGGTAGTGGCCAGGTGCGGATCATTGCCGGGCAATGGCGTTCACGCAAACTGCCCATCCATGATTTAGACGGCCTGCGGCCGACCACAGATAGAGTCCGTGAAACCCTATTTAACTGGCTTGCCAATGATATTGCCCATGCAAGGGTGCTCGATTGCTTTGGTGGCAGCGGTGCATTGGCGCTTGAGTCTCTCTCACGCTATGCCAGTTACGCCAAGATTATCGAGTTGCAACGTCCTGCCGCTATGCAACTTAAAGCGAATCTCAATACCCTCAAGTGCGACAATGCCGAGGTACTCAACGCCGATACTCTAGTCGAACTGCAAAATGGCTGCGACCAAGGGTTTGACGTGGTGTTTATCGATCCGCCTTTCCGCAAAGGCTTGGCAGAAAAAACCATTCAACTATTGGACAGCCAAGGTTGGCTTAATGATGGCGCGCTAATTTATGTGGAGATTGAGTCGGAATTAACTCAAATGGCAGTTCCTGCGACTTGGCAACCGCTCAAGGATAAGACCGCAGGGCAAGTCAGCTATCGCTTATACCAATACCAGGCCGAAGACTCTCAGACGAACACCGAGGAATAG
- a CDS encoding DUF1145 domain-containing protein: MSFLINMGKAITLIAWLMMAYNLVIPFAGNIGIILNILLGITCLMHCFQVAIFHMLFKNLLMLRKQDYLQVFIFGVFSLLSYRRQVLAQA; encoded by the coding sequence ATGTCGTTTCTGATCAATATGGGCAAAGCCATTACCTTAATCGCATGGCTGATGATGGCTTATAACCTTGTAATACCTTTTGCAGGTAATATCGGCATTATTCTCAATATCTTGCTTGGCATTACTTGCCTGATGCATTGCTTCCAAGTCGCCATCTTCCATATGCTGTTTAAAAACCTGCTGATGCTACGCAAGCAAGATTATCTGCAAGTGTTTATCTTCGGCGTATTTAGTTTATTGAGCTATCGTCGACAGGTGTTGGCGCAGGCGTAA
- a CDS encoding helix-turn-helix domain-containing protein yields MLKLTNFAEPSPLKVAILVIPGCLASAVFGLEEMLLVANKLMLADEHKSLGSSSFAVTRLSLEEMSLEECYQLVIIPPSIETEFYFNAAPSLRLWLQQQHAQGAILCSACAGAFVLAAAGLLDGRKATTHWGLVETFETQYPQVKLEIEKIMVNEGDIITAAGMMSWLDLGLELVAQFCHVKVMRQLGKYLVIDTGGREQRYYQQFLPKRDHGDVVILGLQNRLQTDYGQPISVAVLAQQCCMGERTFLRRFVKATGHKPNEYLQKLRIQKACDLLENSPLNFETIAHQVGYEDVSACRKAFTRITGLTPSAFWQRFSALTPAPTPVDDSSIN; encoded by the coding sequence GTGCTTAAATTGACAAATTTTGCCGAACCATCCCCATTAAAAGTGGCGATATTAGTCATACCCGGTTGTTTAGCTTCGGCCGTATTTGGCTTAGAAGAGATGTTGCTGGTGGCTAACAAGCTGATGTTAGCTGACGAACATAAATCCCTAGGCTCAAGCAGTTTTGCAGTGACTCGGTTATCCCTAGAGGAGATGAGTCTCGAAGAGTGCTATCAATTAGTGATTATCCCGCCGAGCATAGAAACTGAGTTTTACTTCAATGCGGCGCCTTCATTGCGATTATGGTTACAGCAGCAACATGCCCAAGGCGCTATCCTCTGCTCCGCCTGTGCGGGAGCATTTGTGCTGGCCGCCGCGGGTTTACTCGATGGCCGCAAGGCGACAACCCATTGGGGATTAGTGGAAACATTTGAGACTCAATATCCGCAGGTAAAACTCGAGATCGAGAAAATCATGGTCAACGAGGGCGATATCATCACAGCTGCTGGCATGATGTCTTGGCTCGACTTGGGGCTAGAGTTAGTGGCGCAGTTTTGCCATGTGAAAGTCATGCGCCAGCTGGGTAAGTACCTTGTTATCGACACCGGCGGGCGTGAACAGCGTTATTACCAACAGTTTTTACCTAAGCGAGATCATGGGGATGTAGTCATCTTGGGTCTGCAAAATCGCCTGCAGACTGACTATGGTCAGCCGATAAGTGTTGCGGTTTTGGCGCAGCAGTGCTGCATGGGCGAGCGAACTTTTCTGCGACGTTTTGTGAAAGCAACAGGGCATAAGCCTAATGAATACCTGCAAAAACTCAGGATCCAAAAGGCTTGTGACTTACTCGAAAATAGTCCACTGAATTTCGAGACTATAGCGCATCAAGTTGGCTATGAGGATGTGAGCGCCTGTCGCAAAGCGTTTACCCGTATTACCGGCCTAACCCCGAGTGCATTTTGGCAACGATTTAGTGCGCTTACGCCTGCGCCAACACCTGTCGACGATAGCTCAATAAACTAA
- a CDS encoding cysteine hydrolase family protein produces the protein MSSLNKIPANSALVIIDVQNDYFSHGAYPQWQVDEALARTLHSVQRAQQQVIPIILVQHIADTTPGESPFFNPNTQGVEIHPALLAELPNAPIVVKQFADSFDGTELAHLLQGMQIKHLLLCGIMTQNCVTHTALSPAAQAYSIQVIADACTAPTQMVHHISLSALSRRVALINSQDL, from the coding sequence ATGTCGAGCTTAAATAAGATCCCAGCGAACAGCGCCTTAGTGATTATTGATGTGCAGAATGATTACTTTAGCCATGGTGCTTACCCGCAATGGCAAGTCGATGAGGCATTAGCGCGCACCTTGCACTCAGTGCAGCGTGCCCAGCAACAGGTGATACCTATTATTCTCGTGCAGCATATCGCCGATACGACTCCGGGTGAGTCGCCCTTTTTTAACCCAAACACCCAAGGAGTCGAAATCCATCCAGCGCTTTTAGCAGAGCTGCCCAACGCCCCCATTGTGGTAAAACAATTTGCCGACAGTTTCGATGGCACAGAGCTGGCCCACTTACTCCAAGGTATGCAGATCAAGCATTTACTCTTATGCGGCATCATGACGCAAAACTGCGTGACCCATACGGCGCTATCGCCCGCGGCACAAGCCTATTCAATACAAGTGATTGCCGATGCCTGCACTGCTCCCACGCAAATGGTGCATCACATTTCGCTAAGCGCCTTGTCCCGAAGAGTGGCATTAATCAATAGCCAAGACTTATAA
- the cymA gene encoding NapC/NirT family cytochrome c CymA: protein MNWRALFKPSAKYSILALIVVGIVIGVVGYFATQQTLHATSEDAFCMSCHSNHSLKDEVLASAHGGGRAGVTVQCQDCHLPHGPVDYLIKKIIVSKDLYGFLTIDGFNTQAWLDENRKEQADKALAYFRGNDSANCQHCHTRIYENQPDTMKPMAVRMHSNNFKKDPEARKTCVDCHKGVAHPYPKG, encoded by the coding sequence ATGAACTGGCGTGCACTATTTAAACCAAGCGCAAAATATTCCATCCTGGCGCTGATCGTCGTCGGTATTGTTATCGGTGTTGTCGGCTATTTTGCAACCCAACAAACCTTACATGCGACAAGCGAAGACGCATTCTGTATGAGCTGCCATAGCAACCACTCATTGAAAGATGAAGTGTTAGCTTCTGCCCACGGCGGTGGTCGTGCTGGTGTGACTGTACAATGTCAAGACTGCCACTTACCACACGGTCCTGTGGATTACTTGATTAAGAAGATCATCGTATCTAAAGACTTATATGGTTTCTTAACTATCGATGGCTTTAACACTCAAGCTTGGTTAGACGAAAACCGCAAAGAGCAAGCTGACAAAGCTTTAGCTTACTTCCGTGGTAATGACTCTGCGAACTGCCAACACTGCCATACTCGTATTTATGAAAATCAACCAGATACTATGAAGCCAATGGCTGTGAGAATGCACAGCAACAACTTCAAGAAAGATCCTGAAGCGAGAAAGACCTGTGTGGATTGTCACAAAGGTGTCGCTCACCCCTATCCAAAAGGATAA
- a CDS encoding DUF2057 family protein codes for MKTTLLNKAFVGATLIMSTLAISVTATAATLKGTDTLNVVSINGQATKAFKPVQLPEGKVLVEVKYQDMFSYRADDSGTWVKSEPLFFTLNVAPESNYQINTPTKLVSEADAKRFIKNPSIQLSVDGAEPQQLPLQNHSQLMADMLESHPSK; via the coding sequence ATGAAAACCACTTTATTAAATAAAGCATTCGTTGGCGCTACTTTAATCATGAGCACTTTGGCGATTAGCGTGACTGCAACTGCGGCAACCTTAAAAGGCACAGATACCCTCAATGTGGTCAGTATTAATGGCCAAGCCACGAAAGCCTTTAAACCTGTGCAATTGCCAGAAGGTAAAGTGCTGGTCGAAGTTAAATATCAAGACATGTTTAGCTATCGCGCCGATGATAGCGGCACTTGGGTCAAATCAGAGCCTTTATTCTTTACCCTAAATGTCGCGCCGGAGTCTAATTACCAAATCAACACCCCAACTAAATTAGTCAGCGAAGCCGATGCTAAACGTTTTATTAAAAACCCTAGCATTCAGTTAAGCGTGGATGGCGCCGAACCGCAGCAACTACCCCTGCAAAACCACAGCCAATTGATGGCGGATATGCTGGAAAGTCACCCTTCTAAATAA
- a CDS encoding heavy metal-binding domain-containing protein produces the protein MKTLTNLALVAFLMTSTSVFATATPHEHHHNNAAPQEQAQAYVCPMHPEVTGNKGDTCPKCGMNLEPKATEEKMADGAMHKDHAHH, from the coding sequence ATGAAAACCTTAACTAATCTTGCCTTAGTTGCATTTTTAATGACCAGCACCAGTGTGTTTGCCACGGCAACACCCCATGAGCATCATCACAACAATGCTGCGCCACAGGAACAAGCTCAAGCCTATGTTTGCCCTATGCACCCCGAAGTGACAGGCAACAAAGGCGATACTTGCCCTAAATGTGGCATGAACTTAGAGCCAAAAGCGACGGAAGAAAAAATGGCTGACGGTGCAATGCACAAAGATCACGCGCACCACTAA